In Chlorobiota bacterium, the sequence GGTATCGGGGTAGGGGTATCGTCCGAGGTAGATTCTCCATTGATCTGCTTTGCCAACACGAACGACAAATTCGCTAAGGGAATCGCCGTTGAGATCAGGGATTGCGCCAGCAGCCTCTCCAACAGAGGTATAGGCATTGGGACCGGTAGTCTCGCCGCGAATCATCCAGATTTTGCGAAGGAGTACGGCGTTGGGATTGGGGAGGATGGTGTCGCTGGCTTGGGCGTGGAGGGTGGTGCTTGCTGTGGCAAGCAGGAGAAGTACCAGAATGATATAGGAGAGTTTCATTGATAGCCTCAATGGGATAGTCTGTGAAGTGCGGAGAACTTACTGACCATTGGTGTTCCATCCTATGCAAAACTGCTCAACGAGGCTTGCAGAACAAAGCTGTGAGCAATATACAATTCTATGGCTATAGCCGTCAAGCCCTTCTTTCTCTTCCCCGATACTTTCGGCTATGCCCAAGCCGAAGCAGCAGAACTCCAGCAAACTCCCGATTCGGGATCCGGCGACGTTTGCTGCCTTCGGAACTGCGTTGCGTCGCTTCCGACACCAACGCCAGCTTACGCAAGAACAGCTTGCATGGAACTCTGGAATTGATCGCACCTTTATCTCTGAATTGGAGTTAGGGAAGAAGGAGCCTGGGTTAGTGACGATTTTCATTCTTGCCGGTGCCTTAGGGATTTCCTCTGCAACGCTGCTGGCGGAGGTGGAGAGCATCCTTTCCGAGCGGCGATAGTCCCGTGTTGTGCTTCCTTCGACTGCTACGTAATCACCATCATTCTTGCTTGCTAAACAGCCTGCTGGCTACAACCACCCCATTGCGGTCATACAGCGTGAGGAAGTACGTCCCATCAGCCACCGCATCAGCGTGCCAAATGGCTGCCCCAACCGAAGGGTCGGTGGCTCCGCTGGCAACAAGCCTTCCAGTAAGGTCGTGGATGGCAATGCGAGCTGGCGGCAAACTCAGCCCTCCATGCCAAGCGATGTTGAGTTGGTCACGCACAGGGTTTGGCCAGAGTGAGATGGCATTGGACTTCCCCTCTGCTGGGAGTTGCTGAACATCCACGGTAGGGTCATCGTGTGGAATGTAAGGGCCACCAGCAAGGATGACAGCAATGCCTTGATCGAACCCCCACCAATCTGGGTCATTGACCAACAGATCACTCCATCCGTCCCCGTTGCAATCGGCCAGTGGTCGCATGGCATAGAAGATGTTGGGTTGAATCGCTTCGGAGTACCAAGCCTCGTTGGTGAGGTCGGCCCATTGCGTGATCCGGAGAAGAGGAGCAAGGCAGGATCAATGCCGATAGCGGGAAGCATATCGAATCGTTTGGTTGGGTCGTTCATGGTTCCGACGGCATCTCGGACAAAGTAGGTAGAGCTATGCAAGATGAGATCAGCATCGTCGAGTGCGAAGGAACGGTTACGGAAGGATTTGCCGGAGGAGGAGAGGAAGAGGTAGATACCGGCGTTGTCTCCGAGGTGAATATTTCCGGCGAAGTCAAGCAAGGAATCGCCATCGTAGTTGGCATAGATGAGTTTGGTTCCGATGGGGAGATTGCTTGAGAGATGGATAACGCGATCGGGAGTAGAGTTCCAGTTCCATGGCGAGCCATCGCGTCCGTACCAGATTTTGAGTTTTGGATTGCCCCCATACCCAGCCCCCGTCACCATATCTAACCGCCGGTCTCCATCCACATCAGCAATTACTGTGCTGTGGTTCGATAGCTCGTTGTCGTTCTCGTCCCCAATTTTCATGGTCGGCGCGGTGGTCGTGAAGTTCGGTCCCCCCTCATAAATCCAGATTTCCGGGTAGCTGCACGAACGAGTCAAGATCAGCTCGTCGTCGCCATCGTTGTCAAGATCGCGAGCAAAAACATCACGTGGGCAGAATTGGATGTGAGTGTTGAGGATGAACGCTGGGGTGTCAGCAATGGTTCCTTTGATGAGAGGGAAAAGGAGGAGTCGAAGGAAGCAGATTTGGTTGGTGTCGCAGGTATCGCGTGCAATCCAGAGCATTTTTCGTGAGTCTCCCCAGAAGGAGCCAATGCCCGGGGTAAGCGGGTAAGTGCTGAATCCTATGGTTTGCCAGATGGGCGTAGTATCGGGAGCCAAATTATTGCTTGGGAAGAGTTTCCAGAGGGGAGATTTACCGAAGTGGATGAGGAAATCATCAAGGGAATCTCCGGTAACATCAGGGATCGCAGCGGCCCCATCCCCGACCATCCCACCAGCATTGGGCCCAGTAGTCTCGCCGCGAATCATCCAGATTTTGCGAAGGAGGACGGCGTTGGGATTGGGGAGGATGGTGTCGCTGGCTTGGGCGTGGAGTAGTGGGCTTGCTGTGGCAAGCAGGAAGATGGCCAGAAGGATAGCAAGAGGGTTCATCATGGTGTCGGTATCGTGAGTGGAGTAAGCATCCTACCGCTTCGGCGTTCCCTTTGGCAGCATTGGCCACGTTGTTTCTTCGGCCCGATTCTCCTCAACATCCAGCGGCAATCCCCGCTCCTGGCGAATGTATTTCACCATTAACTCCAACAACCACCGCGCCGTGGTCCGCTGCTGGCATTGCCCACCTTGCGTCTGCAGAATCTCATCCACCACTCTCCCAACCCTCTGGTTTGGTTCCGCCGCCACGCGTTCTTCTATCCAACCAATCAACGATTCGCGCCACGTGCGCCAGTGCTGCTCATGGCTACGAATCACCTGCCCCAGGCTGTCCCGAAACCCGATGGAATGGAGCCCAATCCGCTCGCCACCACCCCACTTCACGGTGATCCCCGCTTGGTCCGGACCTTGCGCGGTGGCGGCGGCATCGGCCCACCAGCGTGGCAGCGGAATGGCCAGCTCGCGGTAACGGCTGTACGCCTGCCCGGGCCGCGGCTGAAGCTCCCGCTTCCGCAGTTGCAGCAGTGTGTCGCCCGCTTCCGGGTGCTGTGGGCTGGGCTTCCGCTGCAACCGGATTTCCACCAGCACGGAACTGTCGAACGCCGGGCCAACCGTGAAAAGATGGCCACGAACAATCAAGAAGTGCGGGGTTCGCCCCTGAAGGCCGCTTCCGCGAAGCCCTTCGGCAATCACCATGTGGGGAAGGGTGCTGTCCAGCTCGGAGTAGATTCGCTCCTGCAAAGGGTAGCCGTTGTTGGCCCGCTCCTCGTGGTTGTTGTCGGATGTTCCTCCGGCACGTGTGGCAAACCGCAGCGGGCAGTCGGCGGATTCAACGGAGTCGAAGAAATAGACCTCAAGATCAAGCCCTGACCCGCTTGGGCGCACCCACCCACGCAAGCTGCCGGATGCAGGTGATCCAGATGGAGATAATGACGATTGCCCCGCAACCGTTGGCGGCACAACCAGAACCGCCAGCAACAGCGCGGCACGCAGAAAGATGTTGAACGAGCGGCAAAGGCGGGAAGGGGCGATGGTGTTGAGCGGTGTGTTGAACATGGCGTTGAGCATGATGTTGAACGATTGGATGGTAGAGATGGAAGAACCATTGGCAAGATAGCAACGGCGGTCATTGCTCCGGTTCGGTTGCTGGATGCGTTGAACAACCTCCGCAATCCTTGCAATAAAGACACCGTTCGGGGGGAAAGTTCTCACCCGCCAAAGAATAAAAAAACGCGCCAGCCGCCGCAGATCCGTTCTGCGGCGGCTGGCGCGTTTGGCAGCCATCCCTTGCCCCAATTACTGCAACCGCACACGAACGGTGCGGGAGTAGAACCTCCCTTCCGGCGTGTCGTTCGGGAACAGGGAAATGCTTGATTGCGGGTCCTCGATTGCCACGGTGAAGTCGCGGAACTCCGCCGCCACCGCACGCGCACGCGCCGTGGAAAGGCGCAGGTTCACCGCCGGGTCCCCGGTTTCGTCGGCATAGCCCCTGATTGCAATGCTGGCCCCTTTTGGCAGCCGCTGGCGCAGCCGTTCCAGTGCCGCGCGTGCTTCGGTGCGTAGCCGTGCGCTGTTGAAGTCGAACACCACAACCTCCCCAAGTTCTTGCAGCGATGCTCCTTCGCCGGTTTCTTCCACGCTGGTGCGGGTTACTTCCACCGGCAATCGGCCCGCTTCGGTTCGGGCGGTTTGCCCCGCGCTGTCGCCCACGCTCATGCCGTAGCCAAGCTCCATCCCGGGCTTCGATAACCGCTCCAATTCTTGGCTGGTGAGCTGCTCGTTCAACGTTTCGGGTGGGCGCATCTGGCCGCGCAGTTGCCGGATTGGCCCGCCGTTGATCTGCGCAGAAATCTCCCAACTGGCAACGCCCGCATCGGCGCGGATGCTGTTCTGGAACCGGAACCCGGGCGAGGTGATTGCGCGGGTTGTGTCGGCAATGCGCAACGGGCGGAGCAGTGCCGCATCGGCCACAATCTCGGCGCGGCGATTCTCCTCCCTCCCTTCTGGATAGGCACTGTTGGAAGGAGCCTCCGGCAGCCCACGCGCTTCGGTCCGGATTCGGTCGGCAGCGATTCCCCAGTTGCTGACCAGATACTCCTTCACCGCTTCGGCACGCTGGCGCGAAAGGGTTGTGTTGCCGGCTTCATCGCCAACGTTGGCGTTGGTCCCAACAATGGTGATCCGCTGGTCCGGCGATTCGGCAAGGCGTTCGCCAAGCGTGGCCAGCATTGCGCGGTAGCGGCTTAGCGGGTCGCGGGCGTTCCCTGGTTGCGCGTTCCGGTAGCGGTCCGGAATCTGCGCGGAGTTCTCCTCGAAAAAGATGTACGGAAGCGCGGCAATCTCCCGAACGCGAACCACCTCGGCAATCTGGATTGACAGATGGTTCTGCGCGCTTCCATCGGGCGCAATCCCAACGGCCTGCACCGTTGCGGCCAACACCGGAGGCTTGGGCGGCGGTGGGGGCGGCGGCGGAGGTGGTGGGGGCGGTGGAGGTGGCGGCGGCGGTGGGTCCGGCGCCGGGGTCGGGAAGGTGTAGCGGACCGCCACCGTCGGCTGGGCCGATGCCTGATAGCCGGTTCCCACGGGGCTGAAACTGGTGAGCGTTGTGGAAAGGGTCAGCTCGGGGATCAGCTCCCAGAAGTCGCCAATTTTTAGCGGCCAACCGGCTCCGGCAATCACTCCAATTTCGGTCCCATCGTTCAGGGCTCCCGACCCATACTTGCGGGTTTGGGTTCCGTTGTCGAAGTACGCCTCGGCTGGCTCCACTATCTCCTCTTGAAGCTCGTACGTTGGGCTAAGTGGCTGGGCCAACCGGACCCCGCCGCGCAAGGTTAGTGGAAGATTGAACGGGCGGATTGCCCCGTACAATTCCCCCCCTGCCGATGGGTTGGTAATCAGGTAGGTGTGCTCGCTTTCAATCTGGGCCAGCGATCCATCCGGTTTGCGGAACTGGGCACCGGCGGCGTTGGGCGTGCGCATCGCGCCGTTGCTGCCGTTGTAGATTCCACGCAGCCCCAGCGTGAAGCCATCGGTTAGGCGATACTCCACCAGCACCCCCGCAACCCCGCCAAGCCCAAACCCGCTGTTGAACACGCCGCAGTTCCCCGCGCCAAATTTGGAGCTGCTTCCAAGGTCCACCGAACCGAAATAGAGGTTCCCGCCAAGCCCGGCAAACCCGCCAACGGAAAAGCGTGTGGGCGTTGGCAGCGTGTCGGTTTCTTGGGCGTGCAGCTGGCGCGGGAAGGCCGCCACCAGCTGTGCAATCGCGGCGCAGGCAAGGGCACGGGTGGCAAAGGTTTTGCGGCCAATCGGCAATCGTTCCATGAAGGTTTTCATCATTCTATCACCATCTCCCGTGTGTCGCTCAGGGCGTTGTCAATGGTGATGCGGTAGTAGTAGCGTCCCGATGGAAGCAGCGTGGCATCGAAGATCAGTTCCTCGGTTCCTTCGGGGCGTGGCGCGTCCAGCAGCCGCAGCACTTCGCGGCCAATGGCATCGTAGATGGTTAGCCGAACCTGCCCGGCGTGTGGGACCCGGAACGGGATCACCGTTTGGCCACGGGCTGGGTTCGGAAGGCTTTGCTTCAGCAAGCGGTTGCTGGTGAACAGCAGACGCTGGTGGGCGCGGCATTCTTCGCTGAGCAGGAACAGCTGCGTGGTGTCGGCCTGGGCATTCATGCAAAGGCTGCTGATTCCGGAAAGCTCCAGCCGCAACGGAGATTGGACGGAATCGCCGCGAAGCACTTTCAGTTTTAACCGGGTGAGCATTCCCGCCCCGCGCAACGGCTTGCCGGTGGTTCCGGCGGAAATCCGCAGAAGCGTTCCAACGTTGGCAATCTCCTGCTTCTCCACAATGCTCCATCCTTCGGTCATCGTCCCGGCTCCATCAATCCCTTCCACGGCCAGCATGGATGGATTGAACTTCGCAAGGAACGTCAGCTCGGTGGAAGGAACGCGCCCTTGCCGGATTGGCTCGTAACTGATCGGCATGGAGTACAGTTCGCCAAACCCGCCGGTGAACCCTTGATGCCCCAGGCGGAAGCTGACGGTGTCAAGCTCGGAAAGAAGGATGATGCGTGGGCGTTGGTTCCGAAGCTCGTTGGTTTCAAACACCAAAATGGCCTGGCGTTTCCCCACGCCGGTTGGCCGCACGGTGAGGTTGAAACTGACGGAGTCCTTCTGGGGAAGCGGACGCGACGCAACCAGCGATAGTTGGTCGTAGATGATGTCGCCCCCCTGGTCGCCGCCAATAAACCACAGTCGCCACCGCAGCGTGTCGTTGCCGGTGTTGCCGATGGTGATGGGAATCTCCTGCGTGCGGCACTCCAGCACCCCCAAGTTGATGGTATCCTCGGCATGGAAGAACCCACTTTTCACGTAGGCGCAGATTTTCAGTTTTTGCGAGCGTCCGCACGGCTCAATCGTTGCGGTGAACGTCTCGCAGTAGTAGCCGGTGTCGGGGGCGCGAATCTCGAAATCAACAAAGGCGGTCCCTTGCAAGTGCGGGCGATTGACCACCGGCGGCGTTGGCACAAAAATGCCTTGGTTGCCGGGGTCGGGGGTGATGGTCAGGTATTGCGGAACGTCCCCCTGGACCGCCGCCCTGAAGTGATATTGCGTGGTGCTTCCAAGCCAGTAGCGGGGGTCGTTCACCGCCGTATCAAGAAAGGTGAAACCGATGCACCGCTTGATCCCTTGCAGGTACACAGCCGTGCGGTTCGGCATGGCGTTGGCGGAGTGGATCAGCAGCGAGTCGCGCAGGTTGCGGTCGCACAGCGCGTCGGGGGCTGGTTTGAATGCAACGGTGATGTAGGT encodes:
- a CDS encoding helix-turn-helix transcriptional regulator; protein product: MPKPKQQNSSKLPIRDPATFAAFGTALRRFRHQRQLTQEQLAWNSGIDRTFISELELGKKEPGLVTIFILAGALGISSATLLAEVESILSERR
- a CDS encoding T9SS type A sorting domain-containing protein produces the protein MRDQLNIAWHGGLSLPPARIAIHDLTGRLVASGATDPSVGAAIWHADAVADGTYFLTLYDRNGVVVASRLFSKQE
- a CDS encoding VCBS repeat-containing protein, which encodes MMNPLAILLAIFLLATASPLLHAQASDTILPNPNAVLLRKIWMIRGETTGPNAGGMVGDGAAAIPDVTGDSLDDFLIHFGKSPLWKLFPSNNLAPDTTPIWQTIGFSTYPLTPGIGSFWGDSRKMLWIARDTCDTNQICFLRLLLFPLIKGTIADTPAFILNTHIQFCPRDVFARDLDNDGDDELILTRSCSYPEIWIYEGGPNFTTTAPTMKIGDENDNELSNHSTVIADVDGDRRLDMVTGAGYGGNPKLKIWYGRDGSPWNWNSTPDRVIHLSSNLPIGTKLIYANYDGDSLLDFAGNIHLGDNAGIYLFLSSSGKSFRNRSFALDDADLILHSSTYFVRDAVGTMNDPTKRFDMLPAIGIDPALLLFSGSRNGPTSPTRLGTPKRFNPTSSMPCDHWPIATGTDGVICWSMTQIGGGSIKALLSSLLVALTFHTMTLPWMFSNSQQRGSPMPSHSGQTLCVTNSTSLGMEG
- a CDS encoding OmpA family protein is translated as MKTFMERLPIGRKTFATRALACAAIAQLVAAFPRQLHAQETDTLPTPTRFSVGGFAGLGGNLYFGSVDLGSSSKFGAGNCGVFNSGFGLGGVAGVLVEYRLTDGFTLGLRGIYNGSNGAMRTPNAAGAQFRKPDGSLAQIESEHTYLITNPSAGGELYGAIRPFNLPLTLRGGVRLAQPLSPTYELQEEIVEPAEAYFDNGTQTRKYGSGALNDGTEIGVIAGAGWPLKIGDFWELIPELTLSTTLTSFSPVGTGYQASAQPTVAVRYTFPTPAPDPPPPPPPPPPPPPPPPPPPPKPPVLAATVQAVGIAPDGSAQNHLSIQIAEVVRVREIAALPYIFFEENSAQIPDRYRNAQPGNARDPLSRYRAMLATLGERLAESPDQRITIVGTNANVGDEAGNTTLSRQRAEAVKEYLVSNWGIAADRIRTEARGLPEAPSNSAYPEGREENRRAEIVADAALLRPLRIADTTRAITSPGFRFQNSIRADAGVASWEISAQINGGPIRQLRGQMRPPETLNEQLTSQELERLSKPGMELGYGMSVGDSAGQTARTEAGRLPVEVTRTSVEETGEGASLQELGEVVVFDFNSARLRTEARAALERLRQRLPKGASIAIRGYADETGDPAVNLRLSTARARAVAAEFRDFTVAIEDPQSSISLFPNDTPEGRFYSRTVRVRLQ